One Nicotiana tomentosiformis chromosome 4, ASM39032v3, whole genome shotgun sequence genomic window carries:
- the LOC104090756 gene encoding sugar transport protein 12-like, which yields MAGGNFIPGGGGDNPDEYPGKLTLYVAMTCIMAAMGGLIFGYDIGISGGVTSMDPFLKRFFMSVYQKEALNTSTNQYCKFDSQLLTLFTSSLYVAALFASIVASHVSKKRGRKVTMALGGLFFLIGAVLNAAAIHISMLILGRILLGIGVGFANQSVPIYLSEVAPYKYRGTFNVLFQMAITIGILIANLVNFGTSKMSGGWGWRVSLGGAAVPALVILVSSMFLSDSPSSLIDRGMKEEAEQLLKKIRGVDNVNAEFNDLVMASEASKKVERPWNNLLFVRKYRPQLVLSILIPSLQQLTGINVVMFYAPVLFQTLGFKSNASLMSAAITGGVNVGATFISVFCTDKFGRRILFFWGGIFMCIFQTAVAALIGAKFGTTGNAADLPLWFAALVVVCICVFVANFAYSWGPLGWLVPSEISPLEVRSAAQCVTVSMNMFFTFGVAQIFLKMLCGMKFGLFIFFAVFVLIMTVFVYLYVPETKNIPIEEMSQVWREHWYWNKFVDDAEPKPQGNGLKPAKEIV from the coding sequence ATGGCTGGTGGAAACTTTATCCCCGGCGGTGGCGGAGACAATCCAGATGAGTATCCAGGGAAGCTAACATTGTACGTAGCCATGACTTGTATCATGGCAGCCATGGGAGGGTTGATCTTTGGCTACGACATTGGAATTTCAGGTGGAGTTACTTCCATGGATCCTTTTCTCAAACGCTTCTTCATGTCTGTTTACCAAAAAGAGGCTTTGAACACCTCGACCAACCAATACTGTAAGTTCGACAGCCAGTTGTTGACCCTTTTCACGTCTTCTCTCTACGTGGCTGCCCTGTTTGCGTCCATTGTTGCTTCTCATGTTAGTAAAAAACGTGGCAGAAAAGTTACTATGGCCCTTGGAGGTCTCTTTTTCTTGATAGGCGCCGTCCTCAACGCTGCTGCTATCCATATTAGTATGCTCATCTTGGGTCGTATTCTTTTGGGGATTGGTGTCGGATTTGCTAATCAATCTGTCCCTATTTATTTGTCAGAAGTTGCTCCCTACAAATACAGAGGGACTTTCAACGTGTTATTCCAAATGGCCATCACCATTGGGATTCTGATAGCGAATTTGGTCAACTTTGGAACTAGCAAAATGTCTGGCGGTTGGGGTTGGAGGGTTAGCTTAGGAGGTGCAGCCGTGCCAGCACTAGTCATCCTGGTTTCCTCAATGTTTCTCTCTGATAGTCCGAGTTCGTTGATAGACAGGGGAATGAAAGAGGAGGCAGAACAATTGTTGAAAAAGATAAGAGGAGTTGATAATGTGAATGCTGAATTTAATGACCTTGTTATGGCGAGTGAAGCATCCAAGAAAGTAGAAAGGCCATGGAATAATCTTTTATTCGTCCGAAAGTATAGACCACAGTTGGTTTTGTCAATTCTGATACCATCACTCCAGCAGCTTACGGGAATTAACGTGGTCATGTTCTATGCTCCAGTACTTTTCCAAACATTAGGGTTTAAGAGTAACGCTTCGCTTATGTCAGCTGCTATCACTGGCGGTGTCAACGTGGGTGCAACTTTTATTTCAGTCTTTTGTACGGATAAGTTTGGGAGGAGAATACTCTTTTTCTGGGGTGGCATCTTCATGTGTATATTCCAAACAGCAGTGGCAGCTCTTATTGGGGCAAAATTCGGAACAACAGGGAATGCAGCAGATTTGCCACTTTGGTTTGCAGCTTTAGTGGTTGTCTGCATCTGTGTATTCGTTGCTAACTTTGCATATTCATGGGGTCCTTTAGGATGGTTGGTTCCGAGTGAGATTTCTCCATTGGAAGTTCGATCTGCAGCACAATGTGTTACTGTCTCCATGAACATGTTTTTCACTTTCGGAGTTGCACAAATTTTCTTGAAGATGCTATGTGGGATGAAGTTTGGTCTATTTATCTTCTTTGCGGTCTTTGTGTTAATAATGACTGTGTTTGTCTACTTGTACGTGCCCGAAACAAAGAATATACCAATTGAAGAGATGTCTCAAGTTTGGAGAGAGCATTGGTACTGGAACAAGTTCGTGGATGATGCAGAACCAAAGCCACAAGGGAATGGCTTAAAGCCCGCAAAGGAGATAGTCTAA
- the LOC104088533 gene encoding sugar transport protein 12-like gives MAGGNFIPGGGGDNPDEYPGKLTLYVAMTCIMAAMGGLIFGYDIGISGGVTSMDPFLKRFFMSVYQKEALNTSTNQYCKFDSQLLTLFTSSLYVAALFASIVASHVSKKRGRKVTMALGGLFFLIGAVLNAAAIHISMLILGRILLGIGVGFANQSVPIYLSEVAPYKYRGTFNVLFQMAITIGILIANLVNFGTSKMSGGWGWRVSLGGAAVPALVILVSSMFLSDSPSSLIDRGMKEEAEQLLKKIRGVDNVNAEFNDLVMASEASKKVERPWNNLLFVRKYRPQLVLSILIPSLQQLTGINVVMFYAPVLFQTLGFKSNASLMSAAITGGVNVGATFISVFCTDKFGRRILFFWGGIFMCIFQTAVAALIGAKFGTTGNAADLPLWFAALVVVCICVFVANFAYSWGPLGWLVPSEISPLEVRSAAQCVTVSMNMFFTFGVAQIFLKMLCGMKFGLFIFFAVFVLIMTVFVYLYVPETKNIPIEEMSQVWREHWYWNKFVDDAEPKPQGNGLKPAKEIV, from the coding sequence ATGGCTGGTGGAAACTTTATCCCCGGCGGTGGCGGAGACAATCCAGATGAGTATCCAGGGAAGCTAACATTGTACGTAGCCATGACTTGTATCATGGCAGCCATGGGAGGGTTGATCTTTGGCTACGACATTGGAATTTCAGGTGGAGTTACTTCCATGGATCCTTTTCTCAAACGCTTCTTCATGTCTGTTTACCAAAAAGAGGCTTTGAACACCTCGACCAACCAATACTGTAAGTTCGACAGCCAGTTGTTGACCCTTTTCACGTCTTCTCTCTACGTGGCTGCCCTGTTTGCGTCCATTGTTGCTTCTCATGTTAGTAAAAAACGTGGCAGAAAAGTTACTATGGCCCTTGGAGGTCTCTTTTTCTTGATAGGCGCCGTCCTCAACGCTGCTGCTATCCATATTAGTATGCTCATCTTGGGTCGTATTCTTTTGGGGATTGGTGTCGGATTTGCTAATCAATCTGTCCCTATTTATTTGTCAGAAGTTGCTCCCTACAAATACAGAGGGACTTTCAACGTGTTATTCCAAATGGCCATCACCATTGGGATTCTGATAGCGAATTTGGTCAACTTTGGAACTAGCAAAATGTCTGGCGGTTGGGGTTGGAGGGTTAGCTTAGGAGGTGCAGCCGTGCCAGCACTAGTCATCCTGGTTTCCTCAATGTTTCTCTCTGATAGTCCGAGTTCGTTGATAGACAGGGGAATGAAAGAGGAGGCAGAACAATTGTTGAAAAAGATAAGAGGAGTTGATAATGTGAATGCTGAATTTAATGACCTTGTTATGGCGAGTGAAGCATCCAAGAAAGTAGAAAGGCCATGGAATAATCTTTTATTCGTCCGAAAGTATAGACCGCAGTTGGTTTTGTCAATTCTGATACCATCACTCCAGCAGCTTACGGGAATCAACGTGGTCATGTTCTATGCTCCAGTACTTTTCCAAACATTAGGGTTTAAGAGTAACGCTTCGCTTATGTCAGCTGCTATCACTGGCGGTGTCAACGTGGGTGCAACTTTTATTTCAGTCTTTTGTACGGATAAGTTTGGGAGGAGAATACTCTTTTTCTGGGGTGGCATCTTCATGTGTATATTCCAAACAGCAGTGGCAGCTCTTATTGGGGCAAAATTCGGAACAACAGGGAATGCAGCAGATTTGCCACTTTGGTTTGCAGCTTTAGTGGTTGTCTGCATCTGTGTATTCGTTGCTAACTTTGCATATTCATGGGGTCCTTTAGGATGGTTGGTTCCGAGTGAGATTTCTCCATTGGAAGTTCGATCTGCAGCACAATGTGTTACTGTCTCCATGAACATGTTTTTCACTTTCGGAGTTGCACAAATTTTCTTGAAGATGCTATGTGGGATGAAGTTTGGTCTATTTATCTTCTTTGCGGTCTTTGTGTTAATAATGACTGTGTTTGTCTACTTGTACGTGCCCGAAACAAAGAATATACCAATTGAAGAGATGTCTCAAGTTTGGAGAGAGCATTGGTACTGGAACAAGTTCGTGGATGATGCAGAACCAAAGCCACAAGGGAATGGCTTAAAGCCCGCAAAGGAGATAGTCTAA